The Mustelus asterias chromosome 23, sMusAst1.hap1.1, whole genome shotgun sequence genome window below encodes:
- the LOC144510762 gene encoding small integral membrane protein 10-like protein 3 has protein sequence MRRVPVSGRRPRVSMAGLPQLPLSFIGPLARSYTVFSKGLSRTLITFFDLAWRLRLRFPYLYLIASLMLNVRLQVHIEIH, from the exons ATGCGGCGGGTTCCGGTTTCCGGCCGGCGGCCCCGGGTGTCTATGGCGGGACTGCCCCAGCTGCCGCTCAGCTTCATCGGGCCGCTCGCCCGCTCCTACACCGTCTTCTCCAAAGGCCTGAGCCGGACCCTCATCACCTTCTTCGACTTGGCCTGGAGGCTCCGCCTCCGGTTCCCCTACCTCTACCTGATCGCCTCCCTGATGCTGAATGTCCGCCtgcag GTCCATATTGAGATTCACTAG